Proteins from a genomic interval of Maridesulfovibrio bastinii DSM 16055:
- a CDS encoding TVP38/TMEM64 family protein, which translates to MTILNKESKGTVKALVKGLSLLAILGIAVFLLRYLGLDEALDKGWIDTHVRSHGFAGVLTYVGLAVFFSALGFPRQLICFMGGYAYGFAMGAFLGTIGTTLGCAVTILYARLAGRNFIKKRFGSRISKIDSFLSRSPFNMALAIRFFPLGSNVVANLAAGVTSIPILPFIAGSAIGYLPQNIVFALFGSGTNVSSNTQMIMAVILFVLSTLLGVKMYKKYRTEEVETGLED; encoded by the coding sequence ATGACAATATTAAACAAAGAATCCAAAGGGACAGTCAAGGCTCTGGTAAAGGGGCTGTCCCTTTTGGCGATACTTGGTATCGCCGTTTTTTTACTGCGTTATTTAGGTCTTGATGAAGCTCTTGATAAAGGCTGGATTGATACTCATGTCAGATCCCACGGTTTTGCTGGAGTTTTAACCTATGTCGGGCTTGCAGTTTTTTTCAGTGCTCTGGGTTTTCCCAGACAGTTGATCTGTTTTATGGGAGGGTATGCCTATGGTTTTGCCATGGGAGCGTTCCTTGGAACAATCGGTACTACTCTCGGGTGCGCTGTAACAATTCTTTACGCCAGACTGGCCGGGCGAAATTTCATTAAAAAACGTTTTGGCAGTCGAATTTCTAAAATAGACAGTTTTTTGAGTCGCAGTCCTTTCAACATGGCTCTGGCGATCAGGTTTTTTCCACTGGGAAGCAATGTTGTAGCCAATTTGGCCGCAGGTGTTACCAGTATTCCCATTCTTCCTTTTATTGCCGGATCAGCTATCGGGTATCTGCCGCAGAATATTGTTTTTGCTCTTTTCGGCAGCGGGACTAATGTCTCTTCCAATACTCAGATGATAATGGCTGTTATCCTTTTTGTTCTTTCAACTTTACTTGGTGTTAAAATGTATAAAA
- a CDS encoding glycosyltransferase family 2 protein, whose amino-acid sequence MTLKYDLSIVVPVYNEQDNLRKLMQEIAAALDPQPINYEVVFVDDGSTDNSLAVLKELAAAYSRLRYISFEQNRGQSAAFCAGFDEAQADRVATMDADLQNDPADLPAMYTLYEQGHDMVIGWRAKRRDVWIKRIASKIANAIRNRLTRESVRDTGCSLKIMDTSMVRSIPRFNGMHRFLPTLMKMQGASVAETKVNHRPRLEGVSKYGTWDRAVAGAYDLFGVRWLQSRHFSYKIREKNK is encoded by the coding sequence CTATTGTGGTGCCTGTTTATAACGAACAGGACAACCTACGCAAACTCATGCAGGAAATTGCCGCGGCCCTCGATCCGCAGCCCATCAATTATGAGGTTGTGTTCGTGGATGACGGAAGCACAGACAACAGTCTTGCTGTGCTTAAAGAACTTGCCGCAGCTTATTCCCGGCTGAGGTATATATCTTTTGAACAAAACAGGGGACAATCCGCGGCTTTCTGTGCCGGGTTTGATGAAGCTCAGGCCGACAGGGTGGCAACCATGGATGCTGACCTTCAAAATGATCCTGCTGATCTGCCAGCCATGTATACCCTGTACGAACAGGGGCATGATATGGTTATCGGCTGGCGGGCCAAACGCAGGGATGTCTGGATTAAACGAATTGCCTCTAAAATAGCCAATGCTATCCGTAACAGGCTCACCCGTGAATCAGTGCGTGATACCGGATGTTCCCTCAAGATTATGGATACCAGCATGGTCCGTTCTATTCCCCGTTTTAACGGGATGCACCGTTTTTTGCCCACTCTTATGAAAATGCAGGGTGCAAGCGTGGCCGAGACAAAAGTAAACCACAGGCCAAGGCTTGAGGGTGTCTCTAAATATGGAACATGGGACCGGGCTGTTGCCGGAGCTTATGATTTATTCGGTGTACGCTGGCTTCAAAGCAGGCATTTTTCTTACAAGATCAGGGAAAAGAACAAATAG